The following are encoded together in the Equus quagga isolate Etosha38 chromosome 1, UCLA_HA_Equagga_1.0, whole genome shotgun sequence genome:
- the LOC124230318 gene encoding killer cell lectin-like receptor subfamily F member 1 isoform X2 yields the protein MQDEETYMTLNVRSKKRSSSQTSQLKCKDYSEMLHRYKILLGISGTVNGILVLTLISLTLLVSQGVLLKCQKGNNSNTTQHDDIGNLKRNSDTRGNISNKDTGHCVSRPAGHTGLCPSEWLKYQEKCYWFSNEMKNWSDSYGYCLGRQSHLLIIQDQLEMILHKRSS from the exons ATGCAAGATGAAGAAACATACATGACATTGAATGTACGGTCAAAGAAAAGGAGTTCTAGCCAAACATCTCAACTTAAATGTAAAG ATTATAGTGAGATGTTGCACCGGTACAAAATCTTATTGGGAATATCTGGAACAGTAAATGGTATTCTCGTTTTGACTTTGATCTCCTTGACTCTGTTGG TTTCTCAGGGTGTGTTGCTAAAATGccagaaaggaaataattcaaatacCACCCAGCATGATGATATTGGAAACCTGAAAAGGAATAGTGACACGAGAGGAAACATAAGTAATAAGGACACAGGCCACTGTGTTTCAAGACCTGCAGGCCACACAG GATtgtgcccatcagaatggctcaAATATCAAGAAAAGTGTTATTGGTTCTCTAATGAGATGAAAAATTGGAGTGACAGTTATGGGTATTGTTTGGGAAGACAATCTCATCTACTAATCATTCAGGACCAACTTGAAATG ATTCTTCATAAAAGGTCCAGCTAA
- the LOC124230318 gene encoding killer cell lectin-like receptor subfamily F member 1 isoform X1: MQDEETYMTLNVRSKKRSSSQTSQLKCKDYSEMLHRYKILLGISGTVNGILVLTLISLTLLVSQGVLLKCQKGNNSNTTQHDDIGNLKRNSDTRGNISNKDTGHCVSRPAGHTGLCPSEWLKYQEKCYWFSNEMKNWSDSYGYCLGRQSHLLIIQDQLEMSFIQKNLKQSNYVWIGLNFTSLKRTWTWVDGSPLDSKIFFIKGPAKENSCAATKENKIYSETCSNVFKWVCQY; the protein is encoded by the exons ATGCAAGATGAAGAAACATACATGACATTGAATGTACGGTCAAAGAAAAGGAGTTCTAGCCAAACATCTCAACTTAAATGTAAAG ATTATAGTGAGATGTTGCACCGGTACAAAATCTTATTGGGAATATCTGGAACAGTAAATGGTATTCTCGTTTTGACTTTGATCTCCTTGACTCTGTTGG TTTCTCAGGGTGTGTTGCTAAAATGccagaaaggaaataattcaaatacCACCCAGCATGATGATATTGGAAACCTGAAAAGGAATAGTGACACGAGAGGAAACATAAGTAATAAGGACACAGGCCACTGTGTTTCAAGACCTGCAGGCCACACAG GATtgtgcccatcagaatggctcaAATATCAAGAAAAGTGTTATTGGTTCTCTAATGAGATGAAAAATTGGAGTGACAGTTATGGGTATTGTTTGGGAAGACAATCTCATCTACTAATCATTCAGGACCAACTTGAAATG tcttttataCAGAAAAACCTAAAACAATCAAATTATGTGTGGATTGGGCTTAATTTTACCTCCCTGAAGAGGACATGGACCTGGGTGGATGGTTCTCCATTAGATTCAAAGAT ATTCTTCATAAAAGGTCCAGCTAAAGAAAACAGCTGTGCtgccactaaggaaaacaaaatttactctGAAACCTGCAGCAATGTTTTCAAATGGGTTTGCcaatattag